A genomic region of Staphylococcus roterodami contains the following coding sequences:
- the rarD gene encoding EamA family transporter RarD: protein MHSEYKKGIFLALSAYILWGILPIYWQFIDTIGAFEILAFRIIFSVIFMIFILAVGKKQRHAFQRDVHQLLAKPIQLLAIVVAGYVITLNWGTFIWAVTNGHVLQSSLGYYINPLVSILLALIFLKERFNKFEWLAIFFAFIGVLYMTLKIGEFPIVSIILALSFGTYGLLKKVVHIDAISSITIECIVTAPAGIIYVIYLWQQHQMSFGFNMSSFWLLFSGAITAIPLILFSAGAKRIPLSLIGFIQYVGPTIMFVLGIFVFKEPFDIHQLITFIFIWIGIVLYSISQYIKLKKSPVAKTL, encoded by the coding sequence GTGCATTCAGAATATAAAAAAGGCATATTTTTAGCACTCAGTGCATACATTCTATGGGGAATATTGCCGATATACTGGCAATTTATTGATACGATAGGTGCTTTTGAAATTTTAGCATTCCGAATTATATTTTCAGTAATATTTATGATTTTTATATTAGCTGTAGGTAAGAAGCAACGGCACGCTTTTCAAAGAGATGTACATCAGCTGTTAGCTAAGCCAATTCAATTATTAGCTATCGTTGTAGCAGGATATGTCATTACATTGAACTGGGGAACATTTATTTGGGCAGTGACGAATGGGCATGTTTTACAATCAAGTTTAGGATATTATATTAATCCACTTGTCAGCATTTTGCTTGCACTTATCTTTTTAAAAGAAAGATTTAATAAATTTGAATGGTTAGCTATATTCTTTGCATTCATTGGCGTACTCTATATGACGCTGAAGATTGGCGAATTTCCAATAGTATCTATCATATTAGCGTTATCTTTTGGTACATACGGATTATTGAAAAAAGTAGTACATATTGATGCCATCAGCAGTATCACCATTGAGTGTATAGTTACTGCACCAGCCGGCATAATATATGTTATTTATTTATGGCAACAACATCAGATGTCGTTCGGATTTAACATGTCATCATTTTGGTTATTATTTTCAGGCGCGATTACAGCAATTCCACTTATTTTGTTCTCAGCAGGTGCTAAACGCATACCTCTCTCATTGATTGGATTTATTCAATATGTAGGACCAACAATTATGTTCGTACTGGGGATTTTTGTTTTTAAAGAACCATTCGATATACACCAACTAATTACATTCATTTTTATATGGATTGGTATCGTTTTGTATAGTATTTCTCAATATATTAAATTAAAGAAAAGTCCCGTAGCAAAAACACTATAA